The following coding sequences lie in one Pontibacter sp. G13 genomic window:
- a CDS encoding histidine kinase → MIYPGNQENEVYQTMNHVLLKVSTGDTPTIHEVLKVEAGQHITAISKDHSGNWLIGAENTFYLIDSSGVILFRKDLTIKRSIYQMLEVPGHGYLMSEYSDSSLLFMDYSGNFSNLGRKIGIKTWINKLFLGNDGAVWIGTMGSGIFRVVFNEIELARPTSGTNLGKIFGIQADHQKNIWINCGYGLMRMDQEHGKLVLNKASREWVIVDMHQRQNRDIWYASLTGIHRVIEGDTDQIERVSDEAGVFRMKFWEDTMMVCLRRDRLLFYSGEHLEDERIVMYDTIFPGKERDIIRAGPDTAWIGTMAGLYAIDIHGGQWNHVKGYPENLPAKGFFQNDRGRIYVIDTKNIYWKEEGEWDSLAVPLGKLGNIAESLVEDDRGRIWMGTRRGLFVLDNGTFHQIGTDDGLFQSAVYSLYAGDDGVIYVGGNEGLSLIQADLYPRPISNHEVSVKEVQLDGVPIQVCGSQVFPDGSKLMVKFETLEFDFPERLNFRYRLSETDSWIETNQPQLQFVKLQHSEYLLEMQVANAKWGWSESAELQFEILPPWYLTIWAYLVYVALGGFLIFSIVSLVIRSNRKREQAKAMLTVKVAESELRALQAQINPHFLFNVLNTIQGFIFSQKPDFANTYLSKFSHLIRMFLESSRKRLHPLASEVSLLRHYLEMEAMSYGDRFSWDLEVKGEEELAELILIPTMLYQPYVENAIQHGLLNREEPGGFVHILFVVSENKLECMIQDNGVGRKRASEIKRDQKRMYESFGMELTKERIEVLHALTGMEIRLEVEDLYEDQKASGTLVKISLHESFI, encoded by the coding sequence ATGATCTATCCTGGGAATCAGGAAAATGAGGTTTATCAGACGATGAACCATGTGCTATTGAAAGTGTCTACCGGGGATACTCCCACCATACATGAGGTGCTCAAGGTAGAAGCAGGACAGCATATAACGGCAATCTCCAAGGATCATTCAGGAAATTGGCTGATTGGGGCTGAGAATACCTTTTATTTGATTGATTCTTCAGGTGTCATCTTGTTTCGAAAGGATTTGACTATCAAAAGGTCCATTTATCAGATGTTAGAGGTTCCGGGACATGGATATTTGATGTCGGAGTATTCTGACTCTTCCTTACTGTTCATGGATTATAGCGGCAATTTCTCCAATCTCGGGCGGAAAATTGGGATCAAAACCTGGATAAATAAACTATTCTTGGGAAATGATGGAGCTGTATGGATTGGAACTATGGGGAGTGGAATTTTCAGGGTTGTATTCAATGAGATTGAATTGGCAAGGCCTACTTCAGGAACCAACCTCGGGAAAATATTTGGGATCCAAGCAGATCATCAAAAGAATATTTGGATAAACTGTGGGTATGGCCTAATGAGAATGGATCAGGAGCATGGGAAGCTTGTCCTGAATAAGGCTTCGAGGGAATGGGTAATTGTGGATATGCACCAGCGTCAAAATCGGGACATTTGGTATGCCAGTCTCACGGGTATTCATCGGGTAATTGAAGGCGATACAGACCAAATAGAAAGGGTGTCTGATGAAGCGGGTGTATTTCGGATGAAATTTTGGGAGGATACGATGATGGTGTGCCTGAGGCGGGACCGCTTGCTATTCTATTCCGGAGAACACTTGGAGGATGAACGAATCGTCATGTATGACACCATTTTTCCCGGAAAGGAGAGGGATATTATTCGAGCTGGTCCAGATACAGCTTGGATTGGTACAATGGCAGGCTTGTATGCCATAGACATTCATGGTGGTCAGTGGAACCATGTAAAAGGGTATCCAGAGAATCTCCCGGCCAAAGGTTTTTTTCAAAATGATCGAGGGCGGATTTATGTGATAGACACCAAAAATATCTATTGGAAAGAGGAGGGGGAGTGGGATTCATTAGCTGTTCCTCTGGGTAAACTAGGAAATATTGCAGAATCGCTGGTGGAGGATGACCGTGGAAGAATTTGGATGGGAACTCGGCGAGGACTTTTTGTTTTGGATAATGGTACTTTTCATCAGATTGGCACCGATGATGGATTGTTTCAATCAGCGGTATATTCCTTGTATGCTGGTGATGATGGGGTGATCTACGTAGGAGGAAATGAAGGCCTTTCTCTAATACAGGCAGATCTGTACCCCAGGCCTATCTCCAATCATGAAGTGAGTGTCAAGGAGGTCCAATTGGATGGTGTTCCAATCCAAGTGTGTGGAAGCCAGGTTTTTCCCGATGGCTCTAAGCTGATGGTCAAATTCGAAACTTTGGAGTTCGATTTTCCTGAAAGATTGAATTTCCGTTATCGACTTTCTGAAACAGATAGCTGGATTGAGACTAATCAGCCCCAATTGCAATTCGTCAAGCTTCAACACAGCGAGTATCTACTTGAGATGCAAGTAGCTAATGCAAAATGGGGATGGAGTGAATCGGCTGAATTGCAGTTCGAAATCCTCCCGCCCTGGTATCTGACGATTTGGGCCTATTTGGTGTATGTTGCCTTAGGGGGCTTCTTGATTTTTTCAATTGTTTCGTTGGTCATTCGCTCGAATCGAAAAAGGGAACAGGCGAAAGCCATGCTCACCGTCAAAGTGGCTGAATCAGAACTTCGTGCCCTTCAGGCTCAGATCAATCCTCATTTTCTGTTCAATGTCCTCAATACGATTCAAGGATTTATATTTTCTCAGAAACCTGACTTTGCCAATACATACTTATCCAAATTTTCTCATCTCATTCGGATGTTTCTCGAATCCTCGAGAAAACGTCTTCATCCTTTGGCATCAGAAGTGAGCCTCCTTAGGCACTATTTGGAGATGGAGGCGATGTCCTACGGGGATCGATTCTCTTGGGATTTGGAGGTAAAAGGAGAAGAGGAGCTCGCGGAATTAATTCTGATTCCTACCATGCTGTATCAGCCTTATGTGGAAAATGCCATCCAACACGGGTTATTGAATCGAGAGGAACCCGGTGGATTTGTTCATATCCTATTCGTGGTATCTGAAAACAAGCTGGAATGCATGATCCAAGACAATGGGGTTGGGCGAAAGCGAGCCTCCGAAATCAAGCGTGATCAAAAGCGGATGTACGAATCTTTTGGCATGGAGCTGACCAAAGAGCGAATAGAGGTGTTGCACGCATTGACAGGGATGGAAATTCGATTAGAAGTGGAAGATTTGTACGAAGATCAGAAAGCGTCAGGGACGCTAGTAAAGATCTCTCTCCATGAGTCTTTCATTTAG
- a CDS encoding aconitate hydratase — MVFDLDMIKQVYADMPARIDAARNTLGRPLTLTEKILYSHLHPESPLQAYGRGKDYVFFSPDRVAMQDATAQMALLQFMMAGKDKVAVPSTVHCDHLIQAKVGADKDLEVANDVNSEVYDFLASVSNKYGLGFWKPGAGIIHQVVLENYAFPGAMMIGTDSHTPNAGGLGMIAIGVGGADAVDVMAGMPWELKMPKLIGVKLTGTLNNWTSPKDVILKVAGILTVKGGTGAVVEYFGEGAKALSCTGKGTICNMGAEIGATTSTFGYDASMSRYLRATDRAEVAELADGIAEHLTGDADAYADPEKYFDQVIEINLSELEPHINGPFSPDRAWPLSKFADAVKEHDFPQRLEVGLIGSCTNSSYEDLDRAASVARQATAKNLKAKAEFTITPGSEQVRYTVERDGLLDAFEDIGGVVMANACGPCIGQWARHTDDPTRKNSIITSFNRNFAKRNDGNPNTHSFVASPEIVTAFAIAGDLTFNPLTDTLVNEAGEAVTLDPPSGEELPSKGFDVKDPGFIAPLEDGSGVSVVVKEDSERLELLTPFEPWDGQDIKGLSLLIKAFGKCTTDHISMAGPWLRYRGHLDNISNNLMLGAINAFTKKPNTKNAIDGEYLETPKVARAYRNHGVQSVIFGDENYGEGSSREHAAMEPRHMGVRAVIVKSFARIHETNLKKQGMIGLTFDNPADYDKVQEDDKVDILISDFQPGKQVKVVLNHADGTTDEFMCNHTYNQQQIDWFKAGSALNMIRAQA, encoded by the coding sequence GGCCCTTGACCTTGACCGAGAAGATTTTGTACAGCCACTTGCATCCTGAGTCACCACTTCAGGCATACGGCCGAGGCAAAGATTATGTATTCTTCTCCCCTGACCGTGTAGCTATGCAGGATGCCACTGCCCAGATGGCTTTGCTGCAATTCATGATGGCTGGTAAGGACAAAGTCGCCGTTCCTTCCACCGTTCATTGTGACCACCTCATCCAAGCGAAAGTAGGTGCAGATAAAGACCTCGAAGTTGCCAATGACGTCAACTCCGAGGTTTATGATTTTTTGGCCTCTGTCTCCAATAAATACGGACTTGGGTTCTGGAAGCCCGGCGCAGGGATCATTCATCAAGTGGTACTTGAAAACTATGCATTTCCCGGTGCTATGATGATTGGTACGGATTCCCATACGCCCAATGCGGGTGGTCTGGGCATGATTGCCATTGGGGTAGGCGGTGCAGATGCCGTGGATGTCATGGCTGGAATGCCTTGGGAACTCAAGATGCCGAAGCTGATCGGTGTCAAATTGACGGGCACGCTCAATAATTGGACTTCTCCCAAGGACGTCATCCTCAAGGTTGCTGGTATCCTCACGGTAAAAGGAGGAACGGGGGCAGTCGTAGAATACTTTGGTGAAGGCGCCAAAGCTTTGAGCTGTACCGGAAAAGGCACCATCTGCAACATGGGAGCTGAGATTGGGGCCACTACTTCTACGTTTGGATATGATGCATCCATGTCTCGTTACCTCCGAGCAACTGATCGTGCGGAGGTAGCCGAATTGGCCGATGGTATAGCTGAGCACCTGACTGGAGACGCAGATGCGTATGCTGATCCCGAGAAATACTTTGACCAAGTCATCGAGATCAATCTCAGTGAGTTGGAACCCCATATCAATGGACCTTTCTCCCCAGACCGTGCATGGCCTTTGTCCAAGTTTGCAGATGCCGTCAAGGAGCACGATTTCCCACAGAGACTGGAAGTGGGACTGATTGGGTCTTGTACCAATTCTTCCTATGAGGATTTAGATCGTGCTGCATCTGTGGCTCGACAAGCAACCGCCAAAAACTTGAAAGCCAAGGCAGAATTTACGATTACGCCGGGATCAGAGCAGGTGCGTTACACCGTTGAGCGAGATGGTCTATTGGATGCTTTTGAAGATATTGGGGGAGTGGTGATGGCCAATGCTTGCGGACCTTGTATCGGACAATGGGCGCGCCACACCGATGATCCCACCCGAAAGAATTCCATTATCACTTCCTTCAACCGGAACTTCGCCAAACGAAACGACGGAAACCCAAATACCCACTCATTTGTGGCTTCTCCCGAAATCGTGACGGCATTTGCCATTGCAGGTGATTTGACCTTTAATCCGTTGACAGATACTCTCGTCAACGAAGCGGGCGAAGCGGTAACCTTGGACCCGCCATCGGGTGAAGAATTGCCAAGCAAAGGGTTTGATGTGAAAGATCCGGGCTTCATCGCTCCCTTGGAAGATGGCTCGGGAGTTTCCGTCGTTGTCAAGGAGGACTCCGAACGTCTGGAGCTCTTGACGCCTTTTGAGCCCTGGGATGGTCAGGATATCAAAGGGCTGAGCCTGCTGATCAAAGCATTTGGAAAATGTACTACCGACCATATTTCCATGGCAGGACCTTGGTTGCGCTATCGGGGGCATTTGGACAACATCTCCAACAACCTGATGCTGGGGGCGATCAACGCATTCACCAAAAAGCCCAATACCAAAAATGCCATCGATGGAGAGTACTTGGAGACTCCCAAGGTAGCACGTGCCTATCGCAACCATGGCGTACAGTCCGTGATTTTCGGTGATGAGAACTACGGCGAAGGTTCTTCCCGTGAGCATGCTGCCATGGAGCCTCGTCACATGGGAGTTCGTGCAGTCATCGTGAAATCATTTGCCCGTATCCATGAAACCAACTTGAAGAAGCAAGGGATGATCGGATTGACTTTCGACAATCCTGCTGATTACGACAAGGTTCAGGAAGACGACAAGGTAGATATCCTCATCAGCGACTTCCAGCCGGGCAAGCAAGTCAAGGTCGTCTTGAATCATGCCGACGGAACGACAGATGAATTCATGTGTAATCACACCTACAATCAGCAGCAAATCGACTGGTTCAAGGCAGGTTCCGCATTGAATATGATCCGAGCACAGGCCTAG